The following proteins come from a genomic window of Natrinema saccharevitans:
- a CDS encoding DUF6541 family protein: MSSHSAVDDDPIRKLVLAIGFLAVSASALVAHANPATGYEISIYTMTPRAVWAGLLVALSVSLAVAFVPFSRERRPRGDRVTALLLGGLVMVVFVALPIVRGYRFYGHYDALTHLGWARGISEGTYLPFELFYPGIHTVTTLVHSTVGVPLSRSMLFVVVLAAVLFCLFVPLCLRTILPDGRAATIGGFSAFLLLPITTISMYLSPHSMSQAVLFSGVLLYLFTKYLRTAHDGVTFSAVGVAFALTSLGVVLYHPQLAAHLFVALLGICVVQYLSRVANSGGRIADQTPVYGQALFLGAAFLLWSSNYGFFGGTIRYFLGSTVDFLFGRGGAVGDTVGTQGSSLSAIGGSLLGIFLKLFSAQLAFSLLTGGLVLAALVVRRSEWLDEVRPETTYFTVAVIALGPVFVAYSVAAGSKMYFRVFGLMMVFVTILGAIALHGLSRRLSNWTADSNASVSGSPVFAFGFAILLVVSLLAVFPSPYAYKASPHVTDAAMDGYRTAFDERNEEIEFLGLRNGPDRYDDAVNGNQDRSDAHRDVSAAELEAGVAGQYEADRYLSLTRADYEREVGAYRELRYTASGLDGIGREPGVNRIQSNGEFELYYVPGNETAT; encoded by the coding sequence ATGTCATCCCACTCAGCCGTCGACGACGATCCGATTCGGAAGCTGGTTCTCGCGATCGGCTTTCTCGCGGTCAGCGCCAGCGCGCTCGTCGCGCACGCTAACCCCGCGACCGGCTACGAGATATCGATCTACACGATGACGCCGCGGGCGGTCTGGGCGGGGCTGTTGGTCGCACTGAGCGTCTCGCTTGCCGTCGCGTTCGTCCCGTTCTCACGGGAACGTCGGCCACGCGGGGATCGCGTGACCGCGCTCCTTCTCGGCGGGCTCGTGATGGTCGTCTTCGTCGCACTCCCGATCGTTCGCGGCTATCGCTTCTACGGGCACTACGACGCGTTGACCCACCTGGGGTGGGCTCGCGGTATCAGCGAGGGGACGTACCTCCCCTTCGAACTGTTCTATCCCGGCATCCACACGGTGACGACGCTCGTCCACTCGACGGTCGGCGTTCCGCTCTCGCGATCGATGCTGTTCGTCGTCGTGCTGGCGGCAGTACTGTTCTGTCTGTTCGTCCCGCTCTGTCTCCGCACGATCCTTCCGGACGGTCGAGCCGCGACGATCGGCGGGTTCTCGGCGTTCCTCCTGTTGCCGATCACGACGATTTCGATGTATCTGTCCCCCCACTCGATGTCGCAGGCGGTGCTGTTCTCGGGGGTCCTGCTCTATTTGTTCACGAAGTACCTCCGAACCGCTCACGACGGGGTCACGTTTTCCGCCGTCGGCGTCGCGTTCGCCCTCACGTCGCTCGGGGTGGTCCTCTATCACCCACAGCTCGCAGCACACCTGTTCGTCGCGTTACTGGGGATCTGTGTCGTCCAGTACCTCTCGCGCGTGGCCAATAGTGGCGGGCGAATCGCCGACCAGACGCCCGTCTACGGACAGGCGCTGTTTCTGGGGGCCGCATTCCTGCTGTGGAGTTCGAACTACGGATTCTTCGGCGGCACGATCCGGTACTTCCTCGGCTCGACCGTCGACTTCCTGTTCGGCCGAGGCGGTGCGGTCGGCGACACGGTCGGAACGCAGGGATCGTCGCTCTCCGCGATCGGCGGGAGCCTACTCGGGATCTTTCTCAAGCTGTTTTCTGCCCAGCTCGCGTTCTCGCTGCTGACCGGCGGCCTCGTCCTCGCCGCGCTGGTCGTCCGCCGCTCGGAATGGCTCGACGAGGTCCGCCCCGAGACCACGTACTTCACCGTCGCCGTGATCGCGCTCGGGCCGGTGTTCGTGGCCTACTCCGTCGCCGCCGGATCGAAGATGTACTTCCGCGTGTTCGGGTTGATGATGGTCTTCGTCACGATTCTCGGCGCGATCGCGTTACACGGGCTCTCGAGGCGTCTCTCGAACTGGACCGCCGACTCGAACGCGTCCGTCTCCGGGAGTCCGGTGTTCGCCTTCGGGTTCGCCATCTTGCTCGTCGTCTCGCTGCTCGCGGTGTTTCCCTCCCCCTACGCGTACAAGGCGTCGCCGCACGTGACCGACGCTGCGATGGACGGCTATCGGACCGCGTTCGACGAACGGAACGAAGAGATCGAGTTCCTCGGCCTGCGAAACGGGCCCGACCGGTACGACGACGCGGTGAACGGGAACCAAGACCGGAGCGACGCCCACCGGGACGTGTCAGCGGCCGAACTCGAGGCGGGAGTTGCCGGCCAGTACGAAGCCGATCGGTACCTCTCGTTGACGCGGGCCGATTACGAACGAGAGGTCGGTGCGTATCGCGAACTCCGGTACACCGCGTCCGGTCTCGATGGCATCGGCCGGGAGCCGGGCGTGAACCGGATCCAGTCCAACGGCGAGTTCGAACTGTACTACGTCCCCGGGAACGAGACGGCGACGTGA
- a CDS encoding polysaccharide deacetylase family protein has product MGTIVVSLDSELAWGFHDLDSPPERRVRGARAGWQRAIDVFDEYSIPATWAVVGHLLLEECDGAHRDHPAAGSGWFSSDPGGDASENERWFGPDLVDRIRDADADHEIGWHAFSHTVFDRERITPEIAAAEIRRCATIARERDLPASSFVFPRNVVGFRDLLAEHGFRGYRDVSPPRWYDGSPAYPLAKFASYTVGETPPPLVRPTVDEHGLVNVPASLDLFSFEGPARRVARTIGEDPVVRQAKMGIDAAAERDGIFHVWLHPNNLVRESDRDRLRRILSYVADRRDRGLLSVETMADVTDRVLDDATHEATTDGAARAVGDDD; this is encoded by the coding sequence ATGGGAACGATCGTCGTCTCACTGGACTCCGAACTCGCGTGGGGATTTCACGACCTCGACTCCCCGCCCGAACGCCGGGTCCGGGGCGCTCGAGCGGGCTGGCAACGAGCGATCGACGTCTTCGACGAGTACTCGATCCCCGCCACGTGGGCCGTCGTCGGCCACCTGCTACTCGAGGAGTGTGACGGAGCCCATCGTGACCATCCCGCCGCGGGCTCGGGATGGTTCTCCTCCGATCCCGGCGGTGACGCGAGCGAGAACGAGCGGTGGTTCGGCCCGGACCTCGTCGACCGGATCCGGGACGCGGACGCCGACCACGAGATCGGGTGGCACGCGTTTTCGCACACGGTCTTCGATCGGGAACGGATCACGCCCGAGATCGCGGCGGCGGAGATTCGACGCTGTGCGACCATCGCTCGCGAACGCGATCTGCCCGCCTCGTCGTTCGTCTTCCCGCGCAACGTCGTCGGGTTCCGAGATCTTCTGGCCGAACACGGCTTCAGGGGGTATCGGGACGTCTCGCCACCGCGCTGGTACGACGGCTCGCCGGCGTATCCGCTCGCGAAGTTCGCGAGCTACACCGTCGGCGAGACGCCGCCGCCGCTCGTTCGACCGACCGTGGACGAACACGGTCTCGTGAACGTCCCGGCTTCGCTGGATCTCTTCTCGTTCGAAGGTCCCGCTCGTCGCGTCGCTCGAACGATCGGCGAGGACCCCGTCGTCAGACAGGCCAAGATGGGGATCGACGCGGCGGCGGAGCGCGACGGCATCTTCCACGTCTGGCTCCACCCGAACAACCTGGTCCGGGAGTCCGACCGCGACCGGCTCCGTCGGATCCTCTCGTACGTCGCCGACCGGCGCGACCGCGGGCTGCTCTCGGTCGAGACGATGGCCGACGTGACGGATCGCGTTCTGGACGACGCCACACACGAGGCCACGACCGATGGCGCCGCTCGAGCGGTCGGCGACGATGACTGA
- a CDS encoding DUF1616 domain-containing protein, with amino-acid sequence MKGLPFQPVAALRRRSKSLLAGSPIDLLGVAGFVLVAAVLLTVVDAASPVLRATVGFPLLFLAPGYVFLSVLFPRETPASADGRSLLRQTVPLSDAERAALSFGLSFALLPPLGLVIAATPFGFTTSVVVNAVAGATLLGTGVAIARRLAVPPADRYRPGRRLEAARAAIFDARSTRQVAVNVVLALSMLLALTTVGYALVAPQDGEEYTSLRLLTEDDTGELVASDYPSEIEPGEAVPLVVAVENQEGADEEYTAVVQEQRLEDGEVVERNELQRVDYGVDAGDTAYADRTLSPEAEEGSIRIAVLLYDGDVPETPTTGNAYRHSYVWVDVTDGE; translated from the coding sequence ATGAAAGGCCTGCCATTTCAGCCGGTCGCGGCCCTGCGGCGGCGAAGCAAGTCCCTCCTCGCTGGTTCCCCCATCGATCTGCTCGGTGTCGCCGGCTTCGTCCTCGTCGCGGCCGTCCTCTTGACGGTCGTCGACGCCGCGTCGCCGGTCCTGCGGGCGACAGTCGGGTTCCCGCTGTTGTTCCTCGCGCCCGGTTACGTGTTCCTGTCCGTACTCTTCCCCCGGGAGACGCCCGCGAGCGCCGACGGCCGGTCCCTGCTCCGACAGACGGTTCCCCTGTCCGACGCCGAGCGAGCGGCGCTGTCGTTCGGGCTGAGCTTCGCGCTCCTCCCGCCACTGGGGCTGGTGATCGCCGCCACGCCGTTCGGGTTCACCACCTCGGTCGTCGTCAACGCCGTCGCGGGGGCCACCCTGCTCGGGACCGGCGTCGCGATCGCCCGCCGACTGGCGGTTCCGCCCGCCGACCGTTATCGGCCCGGCCGCCGACTCGAGGCGGCTCGTGCAGCGATCTTCGACGCGAGGTCGACGCGTCAGGTCGCCGTCAACGTCGTCCTCGCCCTCAGCATGCTCCTCGCGCTGACGACGGTCGGCTACGCGCTCGTCGCACCCCAGGACGGCGAGGAGTACACGAGCCTCCGACTGCTCACGGAGGACGACACGGGCGAACTCGTCGCGTCGGACTATCCCTCGGAGATCGAACCCGGTGAAGCCGTCCCGCTGGTCGTCGCTGTCGAGAATCAGGAGGGGGCCGACGAGGAGTACACGGCCGTCGTCCAGGAGCAGCGCCTCGAGGACGGAGAGGTGGTCGAACGCAACGAGTTACAGCGGGTCGACTACGGCGTGGACGCCGGCGACACGGCCTACGCCGATCGCACCCTGTCACCCGAGGCCGAGGAGGGGTCGATCCGGATTGCCGTCCTCCTATACGACGGGGACGTTCCGGAGACGCCGACGACCGGGAACGCGTACCGTCACAGCTACGTCTGGGTCGACGTCACCGACGGCGAGTGA
- a CDS encoding lipid II:glycine glycyltransferase FemX — protein sequence MSIDVRVATGDDLDQWNGYVERSPQGRLGHELEALRVQADHADATLHPLVGFKGQEPVGIFPVFEITKRVVTTAFSPPPGLRVPYLGPAFLNMGKLKQRKRERRRQRFMDGCFEWIESELNPKYGHVRTATTFDDARPFQWNEYDATPAYTYAVDLERDEDALLMSFSSDARSNVRNADDDAYEIDVGGREEIRLIHEQVRNRYESQGIDFDVPLAFVLDLAERSPNGHVRPYTLRVDGEFVGGILALEYGDAVGRWLGGVRTDADVDVPTNDLLDWAIMRDGLEHGLGTYDLVGADTRRINRYKAKFNPELRTYYSLEYGSWGVRQVASLYDSVK from the coding sequence ATGAGCATCGACGTCCGCGTCGCGACGGGGGACGATCTGGACCAGTGGAACGGGTACGTCGAGCGATCGCCACAGGGGCGGCTGGGTCACGAACTCGAGGCGCTGCGGGTACAGGCCGACCACGCGGACGCGACGCTGCATCCGCTGGTGGGGTTCAAAGGACAGGAGCCGGTTGGGATCTTCCCCGTCTTCGAGATCACGAAGCGGGTCGTGACGACGGCGTTTTCGCCGCCGCCGGGCCTCCGCGTTCCCTACCTCGGGCCGGCATTCCTGAACATGGGGAAGCTGAAACAGCGCAAGCGCGAGCGCCGGCGACAGCGGTTCATGGACGGCTGCTTCGAGTGGATCGAGTCCGAGTTGAACCCCAAATACGGCCACGTCCGCACCGCGACGACCTTCGACGACGCGCGGCCGTTCCAGTGGAACGAGTACGACGCGACGCCGGCCTACACCTACGCGGTCGACCTCGAGCGGGACGAAGACGCCCTCCTGATGTCGTTCAGCAGCGACGCGCGGAGCAACGTCCGCAACGCCGACGACGACGCCTACGAGATCGACGTCGGCGGCCGCGAGGAGATCCGGCTGATCCACGAGCAGGTCCGGAACCGGTACGAGTCCCAGGGGATCGACTTCGACGTGCCGCTCGCGTTCGTCCTCGACCTGGCCGAGAGGTCGCCCAACGGCCACGTCCGCCCCTACACCCTCCGGGTCGACGGCGAGTTCGTCGGCGGCATCCTCGCGCTGGAGTACGGCGACGCCGTCGGCCGCTGGCTCGGCGGCGTCCGCACCGACGCCGACGTCGACGTCCCGACCAACGACCTCCTCGATTGGGCGATCATGCGCGACGGACTCGAGCACGGGCTCGGGACCTACGACCTCGTCGGGGCCGACACCCGCCGGATCAACCGCTACAAGGCGAAGTTCAACCCCGAGTTGCGGACCTACTACAGCCTCGAGTACGGCTCCTGGGGGGTCCGGCAGGTCGCGTCGCTGTACGACTCGGTCAAATAG
- a CDS encoding alkaline phosphatase family protein, whose product MDDGSSLRTLLVGIDAACERILEPLFDAGEVPTLESLYRDGASGPLESQIPPWTASAWPSLYTGMNPGKHGVYGFLSFDGYDWDVVNATDVRERTLWELLDRHGITSVVVNVPVTHPPREFDGALIPGYTAPEDPDCHPAGLLADVRESIGKYRVYPDEDAADRGSAYADCVRTRGEAFRYLADRCDPEFGFLEFQATDSIFHERPDDDAAIRSIYREVDRQLRETVAAHDPDTVIVASDHGMGPYDGYEFRVNDYLRDRGVVEAERGGEGMPTWATVRDGNLKEGDDATSYEPGLAERAMARAAGVGLTSQRIGAVLARLGIDDVVAEYAPAGLVNAGATQVDFAASTASVRSRIELGIRINLEGREPDGVVPRSEYETVRSRLIGELRSVTTPDGDPVFETVAPREEFFHGPESDRAVDVVTVPADFDHLLSATLRDEQFGPPSEPWNHKLEGTVAASGDAIDPDAGVGRPHLFDIAPTVLATLGVPADERMDGEALPCVEPTETRSYPRFDADPSVETADEGVEKRLADLGYLE is encoded by the coding sequence ATGGACGACGGATCCTCCCTTCGAACGCTACTCGTCGGCATCGACGCGGCCTGCGAGCGGATCCTCGAGCCGCTGTTCGACGCCGGCGAGGTACCGACCCTCGAGTCGCTCTACCGGGACGGCGCGAGCGGCCCGCTCGAGTCCCAGATTCCGCCGTGGACGGCCTCGGCGTGGCCGTCGCTGTACACCGGGATGAACCCGGGCAAACACGGCGTCTACGGGTTTCTGTCCTTCGACGGCTACGACTGGGACGTGGTCAACGCGACCGACGTCCGCGAGCGGACGCTGTGGGAACTGCTCGACCGACACGGGATCACGAGCGTCGTCGTCAACGTCCCCGTGACCCACCCGCCACGGGAGTTCGACGGCGCGTTGATCCCCGGCTACACCGCGCCGGAAGACCCCGACTGTCACCCCGCCGGCCTGCTCGCGGACGTGCGAGAATCGATCGGCAAGTACCGGGTCTACCCCGACGAGGACGCCGCTGACCGCGGGAGCGCCTACGCCGACTGCGTCCGGACCCGCGGCGAGGCGTTTCGGTATCTCGCCGACCGGTGCGATCCGGAGTTCGGCTTCCTCGAGTTCCAGGCGACCGACTCGATCTTCCACGAGCGCCCCGACGACGACGCGGCGATCCGGTCGATCTACCGCGAGGTCGACCGCCAGCTCCGCGAGACCGTCGCGGCCCACGATCCGGACACCGTGATCGTCGCCAGCGACCACGGGATGGGACCCTACGACGGCTACGAGTTCCGCGTCAACGACTATCTCCGTGACCGCGGCGTCGTCGAGGCCGAACGCGGCGGCGAGGGAATGCCCACGTGGGCGACGGTCAGAGACGGCAACCTCAAGGAGGGCGACGACGCCACGAGCTACGAGCCCGGCCTCGCCGAGCGTGCGATGGCGAGGGCCGCGGGCGTCGGACTCACGAGCCAGCGGATCGGTGCCGTCCTCGCGCGACTCGGGATCGACGACGTCGTGGCCGAGTACGCCCCCGCGGGGCTGGTCAACGCGGGCGCGACGCAGGTCGACTTCGCGGCCTCGACCGCCTCCGTCCGCTCGCGGATCGAACTCGGGATCCGCATCAACCTCGAGGGCCGCGAGCCCGACGGGGTCGTCCCCCGCTCGGAGTACGAGACCGTCCGGTCGCGGCTCATCGGTGAGTTACGGTCGGTCACGACGCCCGACGGCGACCCCGTTTTCGAGACCGTCGCTCCCCGCGAGGAGTTCTTCCACGGCCCCGAGAGCGACCGCGCCGTCGACGTCGTGACCGTGCCGGCGGACTTCGATCACCTCCTGTCGGCGACGCTGCGCGACGAGCAGTTCGGCCCGCCGAGCGAGCCCTGGAACCACAAGCTCGAGGGGACCGTCGCGGCCAGCGGCGACGCGATCGATCCCGATGCGGGGGTCGGCCGGCCGCACCTGTTCGATATCGCGCCGACGGTCCTCGCGACGCTTGGCGTTCCGGCCGACGAGCGGATGGACGGCGAGGCGCTGCCCTGCGTCGAGCCGACCGAAACCCGCTCGTATCCCCGGTTCGACGCGGACCCGTCGGTCGAGACGGCCGACGAGGGGGTCGAGAAGCGACTCGCGGATCTGGGATACCTCGAGTGA
- a CDS encoding Gfo/Idh/MocA family protein translates to MTVRTAVVGAGTVSEVHLSGLEKNPRTDLVAICDVDLDRANEAATAYDITPYSDLEDLLARESLDWLHVCTPVQTHLEIARTAIEAGIPVLIEKPVTETVAELEELQRLSDRHGVPVSPVHQHLFDPAMRTARRLIRSGNVGPIHGVDVIYTGLTPPDAAKRGTWVFDLPGGEFEEGLPHPIYSGLAVGGFPKSTDDISANTRLAGEYEDDFAYDTAQLQYESADGALCTLKMLSGSKPRHEILIHGEGVSMRLDLILQSVETIEDEYHLSSVDKGKQAISRSANHLTDLAANLRLVADAQLNDDWETATRMNPHYAQFDRTARALEADGPMPVSLESSKWTITLLEALRDAATPESLRATPS, encoded by the coding sequence ATGACGGTACGCACCGCAGTCGTCGGCGCAGGAACCGTGTCGGAGGTCCACCTCTCGGGACTGGAGAAGAACCCCCGAACCGATCTCGTTGCGATCTGTGACGTCGATCTCGATCGCGCGAACGAAGCGGCGACGGCGTACGATATCACGCCGTACTCGGATCTCGAGGATCTGTTGGCCCGCGAATCCCTCGACTGGCTCCACGTTTGCACTCCCGTCCAGACGCACCTCGAGATCGCCCGGACGGCGATCGAGGCCGGGATTCCGGTTCTCATCGAGAAACCGGTCACGGAGACGGTCGCGGAACTGGAGGAACTCCAGCGGCTGTCCGATCGACACGGCGTGCCCGTCTCGCCGGTCCATCAGCACCTGTTCGATCCGGCGATGCGGACGGCGCGTCGGCTGATCCGGTCCGGTAACGTTGGACCGATTCACGGTGTCGACGTCATCTATACCGGTCTCACGCCACCGGACGCGGCGAAGCGGGGAACCTGGGTGTTCGATCTCCCCGGCGGCGAGTTCGAGGAGGGGCTCCCCCATCCGATCTACTCCGGGCTCGCCGTGGGTGGCTTCCCGAAATCCACGGACGATATCTCCGCCAACACCCGTCTCGCCGGCGAGTACGAGGACGACTTCGCCTACGATACCGCCCAACTCCAGTACGAGTCGGCCGACGGTGCGCTGTGTACTCTCAAGATGCTTTCCGGGTCGAAACCGCGACACGAGATCCTGATCCACGGCGAAGGGGTGTCGATGCGTCTGGACCTCATTCTCCAGTCGGTCGAGACGATCGAAGACGAGTACCACCTCTCCTCGGTCGACAAGGGAAAACAGGCCATCAGTCGGTCGGCGAATCACCTGACGGATCTCGCCGCGAATCTCAGGCTCGTCGCCGACGCGCAACTCAACGACGACTGGGAGACCGCGACGCGGATGAACCCCCACTACGCGCAGTTCGATCGCACCGCCCGCGCGCTCGAGGCGGACGGGCCGATGCCGGTTTCGCTCGAGTCCTCGAAGTGGACGATCACGCTGTTGGAAGCTCTTCGCGACGCGGCGACGCCCGAGTCCCTGCGCGCGACACCATCGTAA
- a CDS encoding GNAT family N-acetyltransferase produces the protein MAPLERSATMTDYTIRRFRRGDLEGYLSLYDDVFGRRPDEGWFRWKYRDNPYADRVPIYVAAANGEIVGARSFFALPLRTGRTVVRAVQPCDTMVHEAHRRQGLFTRLTEAAIEDYRDGEPELCFNFPNSKTRAGNRQLGWRVAAERTSYYRIHDPSAIAAGSGDGVMALASSAASPVARGYLAAWDLVADGGSAGADVSVRRHEPVPAARLASLYRESVPDGFHVPRDERFLQWRLRRPDWEYRAYLATDGDRDRAAMITGTDRSPGLTRTMILDVLSGVDGSTAVRERLLTAVLADNRAADLLVASSDSIPRTTLLKRGFLPDDKPPLSPVTETTTLMVRPLSPESDWTLGGDAIDDGDNWATTYLSHDRN, from the coding sequence ATGGCGCCGCTCGAGCGGTCGGCGACGATGACTGACTACACGATTCGGCGGTTTCGGCGCGGGGACCTCGAGGGGTACCTGTCGCTGTACGACGACGTCTTCGGGCGGCGACCGGACGAGGGCTGGTTCCGGTGGAAGTATCGGGACAACCCCTACGCCGACCGCGTCCCGATCTACGTCGCGGCGGCAAACGGCGAGATCGTCGGTGCGCGCTCGTTTTTCGCCCTGCCGCTCCGGACGGGCCGCACCGTCGTCCGTGCGGTACAACCGTGCGACACGATGGTCCACGAGGCCCACCGTCGGCAGGGGCTGTTCACACGGCTGACCGAGGCGGCGATCGAGGACTACCGGGACGGCGAGCCGGAACTCTGTTTCAACTTCCCTAACAGCAAGACCCGCGCCGGCAACCGACAGCTCGGCTGGCGAGTGGCCGCCGAACGCACGTCGTACTACCGCATCCACGACCCGTCGGCGATCGCCGCCGGGAGCGGCGACGGCGTCATGGCCCTCGCCTCGAGTGCCGCCTCACCGGTCGCGAGGGGGTATCTGGCCGCGTGGGATCTCGTTGCGGACGGCGGATCGGCGGGGGCCGATGTCAGCGTCCGCCGTCACGAACCCGTTCCAGCGGCGCGTCTCGCGTCGCTCTATCGCGAGTCGGTTCCCGACGGGTTCCACGTCCCGCGAGACGAGCGGTTCCTGCAGTGGCGGCTCCGCAGGCCCGACTGGGAGTACCGCGCGTATCTCGCGACCGACGGCGACCGAGACCGCGCCGCGATGATTACCGGGACGGACCGGTCCCCCGGACTGACGCGGACGATGATCCTCGATGTCCTCTCCGGTGTTGACGGGTCGACTGCCGTCCGCGAGCGCCTCCTGACCGCCGTCCTCGCGGACAACCGGGCGGCCGACCTGCTGGTCGCTTCGTCCGACTCGATTCCCCGAACGACGCTCCTGAAACGGGGCTTTCTGCCCGACGACAAGCCGCCGCTTTCGCCCGTAACGGAGACGACGACGCTGATGGTCCGACCGCTCTCGCCGGAATCCGATTGGACGCTCGGCGGCGACGCGATCGACGACGGCGACAACTGGGCGACGACGTACCTCAGTCACGACAGGAACTGA
- a CDS encoding flippase has product MVDERKILTGFKATLVAEVVRTVAKGGLVVLLARVFLTPDEYGLLFLSISVFGVALLFSRIGIPRSTARYVTEYRETGPSQVPHIVRGSLSFLALSMTTVAIAIALFHRRLAGWIGEAELAPFLLVGFFYIIARTANSYVHTLFQGFNRVAWSARITIVSNVGIVASVIALLALGFGTIGALLGYVAGYALGALCGLYLLYRLVSEFEPAPSREEGLLRRLLEYSLPLSVSGGSNALYKRVDTILVGFFLTPAAVGYYTLAKQLSDFIIAPAGSLGFAVSPSYGEYKANGELERAAEIYEATFEHNVLFYVPAAAGLVVVADPLVRFVFGAAYTGAVPVVQVFAVFIVFQSIDKITNDALDYLGRAKHRAISKGATGAFNFGLNLLLIPAIGVTGAAVSTVVSYGIMVAINIYLIHTELSLSIARLGRTLALVCAIAGGMAVIVHASLVVVTDIPSLLGVVLLGVCIWLVGAVTSGLLDVRRAVSQLR; this is encoded by the coding sequence ATGGTTGACGAACGGAAGATACTGACCGGATTCAAGGCAACGCTCGTCGCAGAAGTCGTTCGGACGGTCGCGAAGGGTGGACTGGTCGTCTTGCTCGCACGGGTGTTCCTGACCCCGGACGAGTACGGGCTGCTCTTTCTCTCGATCTCGGTCTTCGGCGTGGCCTTGCTCTTTAGCAGGATCGGGATCCCGCGCTCGACGGCGCGGTACGTGACCGAGTATCGCGAGACGGGCCCCTCGCAGGTTCCACACATCGTCCGCGGATCGCTGTCGTTTCTCGCGCTTTCGATGACGACCGTCGCGATCGCGATCGCGCTGTTTCACCGCCGGCTGGCCGGCTGGATCGGCGAGGCCGAACTGGCTCCGTTCCTGCTCGTCGGGTTCTTCTATATCATCGCTCGAACCGCGAACTCGTACGTCCACACCCTGTTTCAGGGGTTCAATCGCGTCGCCTGGAGCGCGCGGATCACGATCGTCTCGAACGTCGGGATCGTCGCGTCGGTCATCGCGTTACTGGCGCTCGGTTTCGGCACGATCGGCGCGTTGCTCGGCTACGTCGCCGGTTACGCCCTCGGTGCGCTCTGTGGGCTCTACTTGCTGTACAGGCTCGTTTCCGAGTTCGAGCCCGCACCGTCCCGCGAGGAGGGACTTTTGCGGCGGCTCCTCGAGTACAGTCTCCCGCTTTCGGTCTCAGGCGGCTCGAACGCACTGTACAAGCGGGTCGATACGATCCTCGTCGGATTCTTTCTCACGCCGGCTGCCGTGGGTTACTACACGCTCGCCAAGCAACTGTCCGATTTCATTATCGCGCCGGCCGGCTCGCTCGGCTTTGCCGTCTCGCCGTCTTACGGGGAGTACAAGGCAAACGGCGAACTCGAGCGAGCCGCCGAAATCTACGAGGCGACGTTCGAACACAACGTCCTCTTTTACGTCCCGGCGGCCGCGGGGCTGGTCGTCGTCGCGGACCCGCTCGTCAGGTTCGTGTTCGGTGCGGCGTACACTGGCGCGGTCCCCGTCGTTCAGGTGTTCGCCGTGTTCATCGTCTTCCAGTCGATCGACAAGATCACCAACGACGCCCTGGACTACCTCGGCCGCGCGAAACATCGTGCCATCTCGAAGGGTGCGACAGGGGCGTTCAACTTCGGCCTCAACCTGCTTCTCATTCCGGCCATCGGCGTCACCGGCGCGGCCGTCTCGACCGTCGTCAGCTACGGGATCATGGTGGCGATCAACATCTATCTGATCCACACCGAGCTATCCCTCTCGATAGCCCGTCTCGGCAGGACGCTCGCACTCGTCTGTGCGATCGCGGGCGGGATGGCAGTGATCGTCCACGCGTCGCTCGTCGTCGTGACCGACATTCCCTCGCTGCTGGGTGTGGTCCTCCTCGGGGTCTGTATCTGGCTGGTGGGTGCCGTCACGAGCGGCCTCTTGGACGTTCGGCGGGCGGTTTCACAGCTTCGCTGA